One Deinococcus grandis DNA window includes the following coding sequences:
- a CDS encoding BON domain-containing protein, with the protein MWPFGKSTADRVKDALNEQPRLKDLGLQVQERGGTVSVSGMVPNSRYMNLIRVIAEGINGVKTVDLSGVTAQEEAAAPAQPAPAAPQATVTEIAPTTGNMNASADSTDMDTEIKQAEDRSRVAKAVLSAIRSNGELADDPIDVLQSGSSVILRGVVDNDHEKRLLEQVARGVDGVSGVDISGVRVAQGAKELAKEKDQDSGDTVYTVKPGDSLSAIAQKFYGDPMQYKKIAHYNNISNPDLIHPGDRLRIPG; encoded by the coding sequence ATGTGGCCATTCGGAAAGAGCACAGCGGACCGCGTCAAAGACGCGCTGAACGAGCAACCCCGACTGAAGGACCTGGGCCTGCAGGTGCAGGAACGCGGCGGCACCGTCAGCGTGAGCGGCATGGTGCCCAACTCTCGCTACATGAATCTGATCCGCGTGATCGCCGAGGGGATCAACGGCGTCAAGACGGTTGACCTGTCCGGCGTGACCGCCCAGGAAGAGGCCGCCGCCCCCGCCCAGCCTGCACCCGCCGCGCCGCAGGCGACCGTCACCGAGATCGCCCCGACCACCGGCAACATGAACGCCAGCGCGGACAGCACCGATATGGACACCGAGATCAAACAGGCCGAGGACCGCAGCCGCGTCGCCAAGGCCGTCCTGAGCGCCATCCGCAGCAACGGCGAACTGGCCGACGACCCCATCGACGTCCTCCAGAGCGGCAGCAGCGTCATCCTGCGCGGCGTGGTCGACAACGACCACGAGAAGCGCCTGCTGGAACAGGTCGCGCGTGGCGTGGACGGCGTCAGCGGCGTGGACATCAGCGGCGTCCGCGTCGCCCAGGGCGCCAAGGAACTGGCCAAGGAGAAGGACCAGGACTCCGGCGACACCGTGTACACCGTGAAACCCGGCGACAGCCTGTCCGCCATCGCGCAGAAGTTCTACGGCGACCCCATGCAGTACAAGAAGATCGCGCACTACAACAACATCAGCAACCCCGACCTGATCCACCCCGGCGACCGCCTGCGCATCCCGGGCTGA
- a CDS encoding FtsW/RodA/SpoVE family cell cycle protein produces the protein MSIQLIIAQVMLLCLGVLGVATAEPGMIADHGLKALLALGFTLAIARLRPRAFLKLGPLVWGVTLFLLLLVPFIGVGTAESEATKRWLQFGPVRFQPSEMAKLGLVLMLASFFARRGVHNKLISATAMIMLTTFLVFIEPDLGTSVLMFGLGLVLMYAAGVRISNISGFLLALVLLAIPAAGLYLEKHPYILSRWNQHYSAEEVREAGLGQIGLAHRDLSFGGIPGQGPDGLRYVYFGDHTDLIVASVGFSSGLLGVAMLLFAYWLIVVTALDVAHLASRVRPMTPEIHGASILAIGAMFMIVGQAFVNLCVAAGLFPVTGVPLPLVSYGFSSMLTMSVALAVIHSAMREVRRQLSGLDAQDAQAPLPAPAPATD, from the coding sequence ATGAGCATCCAGCTGATCATCGCGCAGGTCATGCTGCTGTGCCTGGGCGTGCTGGGCGTCGCGACCGCCGAACCGGGCATGATCGCCGATCACGGTCTGAAGGCGCTGCTGGCGCTGGGGTTCACGCTGGCCATCGCGCGGCTGCGCCCCCGCGCGTTCCTGAAACTCGGTCCGCTGGTGTGGGGCGTGACGCTGTTTCTGCTGTTGCTCGTGCCGTTCATCGGGGTGGGCACCGCCGAGAGCGAGGCGACAAAACGCTGGCTGCAGTTCGGCCCGGTGCGGTTCCAGCCGTCCGAGATGGCCAAGCTGGGGCTGGTGCTCATGCTGGCGTCGTTCTTCGCGCGGCGCGGCGTGCACAACAAACTGATCAGCGCGACGGCCATGATCATGCTCACGACGTTCCTGGTGTTCATCGAGCCGGACCTGGGCACCAGCGTGCTGATGTTCGGGCTGGGGCTGGTGCTCATGTACGCGGCGGGCGTGCGGATCAGCAACATCAGCGGGTTCCTGCTGGCCCTGGTGCTGCTGGCCATCCCGGCCGCGGGCCTGTACCTGGAGAAACACCCGTACATCCTGTCCCGCTGGAACCAGCACTACTCCGCCGAGGAGGTCCGCGAGGCGGGCCTGGGGCAGATCGGCCTCGCGCACCGCGACCTGAGTTTCGGCGGGATTCCCGGTCAGGGTCCGGACGGCCTGCGGTACGTGTACTTCGGGGATCACACCGACCTGATCGTGGCGTCGGTGGGCTTCTCGTCGGGCCTGCTGGGCGTGGCGATGCTGCTGTTCGCGTACTGGCTGATCGTGGTGACGGCGCTGGACGTCGCGCATCTGGCCAGCCGGGTGCGGCCCATGACGCCCGAGATTCACGGGGCGAGCATCCTGGCGATCGGGGCGATGTTCATGATCGTCGGGCAGGCGTTCGTGAACCTGTGCGTCGCGGCGGGTCTGTTCCCGGTGACGGGCGTGCCGCTGCCCCTGGTCAGTTACGGCTTTTCCAGCATGCTGACCATGAGTGTCGCGCTGGCCGTGATCCACTCCGCGATGCGGGAGGTGCGGCGGCAACTGAGTGGGCTGGACGCCCAGGACGCGCAGGCGCCCCTGCCCGCACCGGCCCCCGCCACCGACTGA